A single genomic interval of Malania oleifera isolate guangnan ecotype guangnan chromosome 13, ASM2987363v1, whole genome shotgun sequence harbors:
- the LOC131146047 gene encoding zinc finger protein GIS2 translates to MSSRSRSRSMSRSLSRSRSRSPRDRRIRSQRVSYRDAPYRRETRRGFSQGNLCNNCKRPGHFARECPNVAVCNNCSLPGHIASECTTKALCWNCREPGHMASNCPNEGICHSCGRAGHRARECPVPELPPGDMRLCNNCFKQGHLAADCTNDKACKNCRKTGHIARDCQNEPVCNLCNISGHVARQCPKADILGERGGAVGGRPDIFAERASGGRYGGFRDVICRSCNQVGHMSRDCMGPLLICHNCGGRGHMAFECPSGRIMDRGLRRY, encoded by the exons ATGAGTTCACGCAGCAGAAGCAGGAGCATGAGCAGGAGCCTGAGCCGTAGCCGGAGCCGGAGTCCACGAGATCGCAGGATCCGATCTCAGCGCGTTTCCTATCGTGATGCTCCTTATCGGAGGGAGACACGCCGGGGTTTCAG CCAAGGTAATCTTTGCAACAATTGCAAGCGACCAGGCCATTTTGCGAGAGAATGCCCAAATGTGGCTGTTTGTAACAACTGCAGTCTTCCTGG GCACATTGCATCCGAGTGCACTACTAAGGCACTATGCTGGAATTGCCGGGAACCAGGACACATGGCTAGCAACTGTCCCAATGAGGGCATATGCCATTCATGTGGCAGGGCTGGCCACCGTGCCCGAGAATGCCCGGTTCCTGAGCTTCCACCTGGAGACATGAGGTTGTGCAACAACTGCTTCAAGCAAGGTCATTTGGCAGCTGATTGTACCAATGACAAAGCATGCAAGAACTGTAGGAAGACGGGCCACATAGCACGGGACTGCCAGAATGAGCCCGTTTGCAACCTGTGCAACATATCTGGGCATGTGGCTAGACAATGTCCAAAGGCTGATATTCTTGGAGAAAGGGGTGGGGCAGTTGGCGGGCGTCCTGATATCTTTGCAGAAAGGGCTTCTGGAGGCCGGTATGGTGGTTTTCGGGATGTCATATGCCGGAGCTGCAACCAGGTCGGTCATATGAGCAGGGATTGCATGGGGCCCCTGTTGATCTGCCACAACTGCGGTGGTAGGGGCCACATGGCTTTTGAGTGCCCATCAGGGAGAATAATGGACCGAGGGCTTCGCAGGTACTAA